One genomic region from uncultured Tateyamaria sp. encodes:
- a CDS encoding cyclopropane-fatty-acyl-phospholipid synthase family protein, which translates to MWDKLLDRFLTGMMVDDRLSLTYPDGVTRDYGPDTGATAHLEISDSATLRALILNPDLGLGEGYMDGRITPRNCTLDDALTIIVRNRFKGTIPTWMLMANRARFLMRRFIQHNAPSASRRNVAHHYDISDDLYRRFLDTDMQYSCAYFRHDAMTLEEAQAAKKAHIAGKLCLEPGMRVLDIGCGWGGMALTLARDHGCRVTGITLSENQLATARRRAEAAGLADRIEFRLQDYRHTEGTFDRIVSVGMLEHVGVPNFNTYFQRVAELLDPDGVALIHTIGRSAPPMAHSSWINKYIFPGGYVPSLSELAPAMERSGLWQTDIEVWRLHYAKTIRHWRDRFEAHLDEIRQDYDDRFIRMFRYYLTVCIMAFEHQMQGVYHLQLAHKRDAVPLSRDYLYDTGTKARVPAPRMSESA; encoded by the coding sequence ATGTGGGATAAGCTGCTTGACCGTTTTCTGACGGGCATGATGGTCGATGACCGTCTCAGCCTGACCTATCCTGATGGGGTGACGCGCGATTATGGCCCCGACACGGGCGCCACCGCGCATCTTGAGATTTCGGACAGCGCGACCTTGCGCGCACTGATCCTGAACCCTGATCTGGGCCTGGGCGAAGGGTACATGGATGGCAGGATCACCCCGCGCAATTGCACACTGGACGATGCATTGACCATCATCGTGCGCAACCGGTTCAAAGGCACGATCCCCACCTGGATGCTGATGGCGAACCGGGCGCGGTTCCTTATGCGCCGCTTCATCCAGCACAATGCGCCAAGCGCGTCCCGAAGGAACGTGGCGCACCATTATGATATTTCGGATGACCTGTATCGCCGGTTTCTGGACACCGACATGCAATATTCCTGCGCTTACTTTCGCCATGACGCGATGACGCTGGAAGAGGCGCAAGCCGCCAAGAAGGCGCATATCGCTGGCAAGCTGTGTCTTGAGCCGGGCATGCGGGTGCTGGACATCGGCTGTGGTTGGGGCGGAATGGCCCTGACCCTGGCCCGCGATCACGGTTGCCGTGTCACCGGCATCACGCTGAGCGAGAACCAGCTTGCCACGGCCCGGCGCCGGGCCGAGGCGGCGGGCCTGGCCGATCGGATCGAATTCCGATTGCAGGACTATCGCCACACCGAAGGCACGTTTGACCGGATCGTGTCTGTGGGCATGCTGGAACATGTGGGGGTGCCCAATTTCAACACCTACTTCCAGCGTGTGGCCGAATTGCTGGACCCCGATGGCGTTGCGCTGATCCACACCATCGGGCGATCCGCGCCGCCAATGGCGCATTCATCCTGGATCAACAAATACATCTTTCCCGGTGGCTATGTTCCATCCCTGTCCGAGCTGGCTCCGGCGATGGAACGGTCCGGCCTGTGGCAAACGGATATCGAAGTGTGGCGGCTGCACTATGCCAAGACCATCCGCCACTGGCGCGACCGGTTCGAAGCGCATCTGGACGAGATCAGGCAGGACTATGACGACCGGTTCATACGCATGTTCCGCTACTATCTGACGGTGTGCATCATGGCGTTCGAACACCAGATGCAGGGGGTGTATCACCTGCAACTCGCGCATAAACGCGATGCCGTGCCGTTGTCGCGCGACTATCTCTATGACACGGGGACAAAGGCCAGAGTACCCGCGCCACGGATGTCCGAAAGCGCCTAG